From a single Micromonospora sp. WMMD1102 genomic region:
- a CDS encoding DUF1996 domain-containing protein, with translation MKRAVPLSAPRRRLRIVSLFVALFALLGGYAAVDRAEPAQARVVRVAEFLADCPYSHRLPDDPIIFPGLPGASHMHSFFGATTTNAYTNLADLLNSSTTCNPRVDVSSYWVPTFYADNVPVEPTIVTFYYLGEGVRSDIVANTQPLPLGLRIVAGNARATGPDSTTIARWSCLHAGHVGASKDFVNCPAGTMIESYLDFPQCWNGRDLDSPDHKSHMAYPVNQACPSSHPVAVPKLRQVLRYPVSGDPARFRLASGGGYTMHGDFFNAWPEAEMLRRVRDCIRPVIKCGADGRPS, from the coding sequence ATGAAAAGGGCCGTACCCCTGTCCGCGCCGCGCCGCCGGCTGAGGATCGTGTCGCTGTTCGTAGCGCTGTTCGCCCTGCTCGGCGGCTATGCCGCGGTCGATCGGGCGGAGCCGGCGCAGGCCCGGGTCGTCCGGGTCGCCGAGTTCCTGGCCGACTGCCCGTACAGCCACCGGCTGCCGGACGACCCGATCATCTTCCCGGGCCTGCCCGGCGCCTCGCACATGCACAGCTTCTTCGGCGCGACGACCACGAACGCGTACACCAATCTCGCCGACCTGCTGAACTCCAGCACCACCTGCAACCCCCGGGTCGACGTCTCGTCCTACTGGGTGCCCACCTTCTACGCGGACAACGTGCCGGTGGAGCCGACGATCGTCACGTTCTACTACCTCGGCGAGGGAGTGCGCAGCGACATCGTCGCCAACACCCAACCCCTGCCGCTGGGCCTGCGGATCGTCGCCGGCAACGCCAGGGCGACCGGCCCGGACTCGACCACCATCGCCCGGTGGTCCTGCCTGCACGCGGGGCATGTCGGCGCGTCCAAGGACTTCGTCAACTGTCCGGCCGGCACGATGATCGAGTCGTACCTCGACTTCCCGCAGTGTTGGAACGGCAGGGACCTCGACTCGCCGGACCACAAGAGCCACATGGCGTACCCGGTCAACCAGGCCTGCCCGTCCAGCCACCCGGTCGCGGTGCCGAAGCTGCGCCAGGTGCTGCGTTATCCGGTGAGCGGTGATCCGGCCCGGTTCCGGCTCGCCTCCGGCGGCGGCTACACCATGCACGGTGACTTCTTCAACGCCTGGCCCGAGGCGGAGATGCTCCGCCGGGTCCGGGACTGCATCCGCCCGGTGATCAAGTGCGGTGCTGACGGCCGCCCGAGCTGA
- the ligA gene encoding NAD-dependent DNA ligase LigA, whose translation MAHEAVGTATDERPEQPGGAGGEPVVDATLAQPFPDRPAYQAAIAEIRSAAAVYYAGSDLAMDDATYDGLLARVVATEAARPDWKLDDSPSELVAAGAGLVGDVVHSVPMLSLDNVFGAEELARWAARLDRLLGRPAAGYTVEPKIDGLAIAARYVDGRLTQVATRGDGLAGEDVTPQARRAAGLPERLAEPLTVEIRGEVYMTDADFAKAQEMRTGHGEPTFAHPRSAAAGTLRAQDRAYDAPLSFLGYAVHGLDGADGETEPRPHSATMAYVESLGVATTAGSPVGMPLCTTVQEVLTVVETLYARRGELGFGIDGAVIKADHPADRELAGSGTRAPRWGVAYKFPADTRTTTLLSIEVQVGRTGVITPVAVLAPVQVGGVTVTSATLHNFDDLVRRNVRAGDTVFVRRAGDVIPEITGAKLDERPADSTAYEPPARCPRCDGEIDRSQKRWRCTQGRACGARESLSYYAARDSMDIEGLGSKIIDLLVGADMVTDPADLYDLDPGTLATLERLGETSARKLVANIEASKRQPLSRVLTGLGVRMTGRSMSRRLARHFGTMEALLAASVTDLQEVDGVGPERAVTIAAELVELAPVVAKLAARGVSMAEPGVPGPSATADGGDGAGDPDAPTASALPLRRPDGSPMTVVVTGSVPGLTRNEGNEAVERLGGKSSGSVSKRTDLVVVGEGAGSKAEKAAGLGVRVIPAERFAELLAAHTAGDAATITEILAVPEGEAQPEGEARPTGVAG comes from the coding sequence GTGGCGCACGAGGCAGTGGGGACGGCAACCGACGAGCGGCCCGAGCAGCCGGGTGGAGCCGGGGGCGAGCCGGTGGTCGACGCCACGCTGGCGCAGCCCTTCCCGGACCGGCCGGCCTACCAGGCGGCGATCGCCGAGATCCGGTCGGCCGCCGCCGTCTATTACGCCGGCTCCGACCTGGCGATGGACGACGCCACCTACGACGGATTGCTGGCCCGGGTCGTCGCCACCGAGGCCGCCCGGCCGGACTGGAAGCTCGACGACTCGCCCAGCGAGCTGGTGGCGGCCGGTGCCGGGCTGGTCGGCGACGTCGTGCACAGCGTTCCCATGCTCAGCCTCGACAACGTCTTCGGCGCCGAGGAGCTGGCCCGCTGGGCGGCCCGGCTGGACAGGCTGCTCGGCCGTCCCGCCGCCGGCTACACCGTCGAACCCAAGATCGACGGGCTGGCCATCGCCGCCCGCTACGTGGACGGCCGGCTCACCCAGGTCGCCACCCGGGGCGACGGGCTGGCCGGCGAGGACGTGACGCCGCAGGCCCGACGCGCCGCTGGGCTGCCGGAGCGGCTCGCCGAACCGCTGACCGTGGAGATCCGCGGCGAGGTCTACATGACCGACGCCGACTTCGCCAAGGCCCAGGAGATGCGCACCGGGCACGGCGAGCCGACGTTCGCACATCCGCGCAGCGCCGCGGCTGGCACGCTGCGGGCCCAGGACCGGGCGTACGATGCTCCGCTGTCGTTCCTCGGCTACGCCGTACACGGCCTCGACGGCGCCGACGGGGAGACGGAGCCCCGCCCGCACTCGGCCACCATGGCGTACGTCGAGAGCCTCGGCGTCGCCACCACCGCCGGTTCGCCGGTCGGCATGCCGCTCTGCACCACCGTGCAGGAGGTGCTCACCGTGGTCGAGACCCTCTACGCCCGCCGGGGCGAGCTGGGCTTCGGCATCGACGGCGCGGTGATCAAGGCCGACCACCCGGCCGACCGCGAACTGGCCGGATCGGGCACCCGGGCACCCCGCTGGGGCGTCGCCTACAAGTTCCCCGCCGACACCCGCACCACCACCCTGCTCTCGATCGAGGTGCAGGTCGGCCGGACCGGCGTGATCACCCCGGTCGCCGTACTCGCTCCGGTGCAGGTCGGTGGCGTCACGGTCACCTCGGCCACTTTGCACAACTTCGACGACCTGGTCCGCCGCAACGTCCGGGCCGGCGACACCGTTTTCGTCCGGCGGGCCGGTGACGTGATCCCCGAGATCACCGGAGCCAAGCTCGACGAGCGGCCGGCGGACTCCACGGCGTACGAGCCGCCGGCCCGGTGCCCGCGCTGCGACGGCGAGATCGACCGCTCGCAGAAGCGCTGGCGCTGCACGCAGGGCCGGGCCTGCGGCGCCCGCGAGTCGCTCTCCTACTACGCGGCCCGGGACTCGATGGACATCGAGGGGCTGGGCAGCAAGATCATCGACCTGCTGGTCGGCGCCGACATGGTCACCGATCCGGCCGACCTCTACGACCTCGACCCCGGCACGCTGGCCACCCTGGAGCGGCTGGGCGAGACCTCGGCCCGCAAACTCGTCGCCAACATCGAGGCGTCGAAGCGCCAGCCGCTCTCCCGGGTCCTCACCGGCCTCGGCGTACGGATGACCGGCCGGTCGATGTCCCGCCGGCTGGCCCGGCACTTCGGCACGATGGAGGCACTGCTGGCCGCCTCCGTCACCGACCTCCAGGAGGTCGACGGCGTCGGCCCGGAGCGGGCCGTCACCATCGCGGCGGAGCTTGTCGAACTCGCCCCGGTCGTCGCGAAGCTCGCCGCCCGCGGGGTCAGCATGGCCGAGCCGGGGGTGCCCGGTCCGAGCGCCACCGCCGACGGCGGGGACGGTGCCGGCGACCCGGACGCGCCGACGGCGAGCGCGCTGCCGCTGCGTCGGCCCGACGGCAGCCCGATGACGGTCGTGGTCACCGGCTCCGTGCCCGGGTTGACCCGCAACGAGGGCAACGAGGCGGTCGAACGGCTCGGCGGCAAGTCGTCCGGCTCGGTTTCCAAGCGGACCGATCTGGTGGTCGTCGGCGAG